DNA from Nyctibius grandis isolate bNycGra1 chromosome 15, bNycGra1.pri, whole genome shotgun sequence:
TGGGTTCCTCGAAAATTTAAGGCttacccaaaaaaaaaaaaaaaaaaaaaagcaaccccaAGCAAACCAGAACTACCTCCAGCTCGGTCACTGCCGCTGCCCTGGAGAAGTTCTGAGATGTTGTTGGTGCTGTTCACTCGGTGGATGTGGATCTTGCTGGGGAAGAGCAGCGTCCTGTTGCTTCTGGAGGTCTCTCTGAAAGGGAGAGCTCTACCTCCAATCCGCTATTCCCACGCTGGGATATGCCCCAATGACATGAACCCCAACCTGTGGGTAGACGCGCAGAGCACTTGCAAGAGAGAGTGCGAAGCTGATCTGGTGAGTGATGCACGTTTTTATCTCTCCGCGTGGTGGGCGAGGGGGTTTGTCGGGGGGCTTGTTTGCAGCGCAGTCTGGTTCTGTCCCAGATAGAACGGCGCTGGCACCGTGCGGGACTTGATGCAGACAGCGCACGTATTTAATTGACCCGTGAcctatataaaatacaaaaggtTTGATGAGTTATCAGCTAAGTGGGGGGGGGTGTGGCAGCTGTCCCTTATGCTGATGTGGGCACAGTGCTCGCTCTCTTTGATCATTCTCCTCGCTTTCTTGTCAAAAGAAACATCTGAATTTGATACTCCAGAACTCAGCATGCCTCGGGGCCAGTCCATAGGATTTTAGCAGTGTCACCACGCTCTTTGTTGGTGGTGGCCATCACCAATGCTTTATATTCCTGGGAGGAACCATGTATGAAATCATTAGATTTAACACGTAAAGCATCAGCCTTCACTGCACTTGAAACACAAAGCGTGCTTGGAGTGCAAAACAGGGGCATGGTTAGAATGACCAGGCAGATGTTCTCTGTGATGCTCCTGGCTCAAAATGTGCTTAGCTTACAACcctaaaattcatttttcaacCTGTCAGCACTGCCAGCTCAAGCTGGCATCTGAAAATACCTGCTCGTCCTGCCTCTTACATCATGTCCAACAGCAAAGTTCCTGCAGCCCAAACCAGGCTGACAGCAACATGTACCACGCTGAAAAAAGTCATTGGGTTTATGTTCTGGAGCCAGGTTGTTTCTGCAATGCTAAAAGGagtgtgtgtggtggtggtggggaatagaaaaaaaaggctggccATCAAGTAAGCAAAGAGATGTGCTCAGATGGGTCCCATGTGTCATGAATGAAGGTGCTGTTTTTACTTTTGCCATTCCCAAATCAGCCCCCTTTACTTCAACTACCAGGTGCAGCAATGAATATTAAAACACTTGcaaagccccagcagcagcagccgcagaGGACgttgttttaataatttaccGGTCAAAAACTGAAAGCCAGAAGCCACTGGCTAAAAAATATTCGCTTTTGCCTTGTGGCAGCACAGAGTCCTGGGACCTCGCACGGAGTCAGTGGTCTGCAGGCAGCCAAGGGCTCTGCCACCAACTTTGCTAAAGCCACGCTCCTCAACCTGAGCCAAAAATTTTGCCCGTTCTGGTTTCTAACTTTGCTTCTGAAACCCAGTAATGTGTCGCTGAAAATGGGGAAAGAGTTATGTTATTAGGTCATCTTTTTCCCAATAAGGAAAGGCTACTGAGCTCAGGGGAAGCTGTTTAGTTTGGTAGCTTAAAAACCATTTTGTTCTCACTTACAGAGAAAGCCGTTGGATTTTAGGGGGGTCGTAGAGGTTTAACACAGAGTGGAAGTGTGCCCTGTTGGGTACATGGTAGCAGTGTTCATGGTCCCTTAAAGTAATCCATAACAACCCAGCAGCTGTGATTGCACATATCAAATACCTTTTCTGCATAGAAGATGAAAATTCTGCTAAAATTAACTGCAGTTTAGAGCTGACTGTAGCCGAGACGGGGTGTAATAAATCACTAGAAGAGCGATGCTGCATTTGAAAATAGGACTAAAATAGGACAGAGAAGCCATAATGAGctgttgtgggtttgtttttctaaataccatagaaaaattatttttggagcAAGAATTTCCTTACTTTTGAGATATTCTATTATTTCCTCTACAATGTGAACAATTACAAATCCTTGGCAGTTTCACCTCCAAGAGTAGGCTGCTAGTCTCAGAGAATTCAAATAATACTTTACATACTTCTGTGGAAAATAAGAAGGATTACTGCCTACAGCCATATGATAAGACTTTCCATCCGCTCTTGTTTCTCAGGGCTTGTCCCCAGGCATTTCGGAGAGTGCAGAAGGGGGGTTGTTGGTTCGGTAGTCAAGAAGTCCACGTGACTCTAGGAAAGACTTATGATGAGGTTAGtgtttaagaaacagaaatacattttatttcttgagaGTCTTGAAGTGCTTCAGAAACCCCAGTGTGTTTAGACACCTCTCGGGAAATGTTGGAGGGATGTTTCTGCTCATTGCCAGTGGGTTTCACACCACAGATATCTGTAGCACACCAGGTGCCCTGAGTTAACACCTTGAAAGTTTCTGGGCCCTCTGCTTGCTAGGTCTCTAAAAAGGACTTTACTCTGTCCCCAGTAATGATCGGGTCATTTTCTTTCCCCGCAGGAGTGCGAGACCTTTGAGAAGTGCTGCCCCAATGTCTGTGGAACAAAGAGTTGCGTGGCAGCGCGGTACATGGAtgtcaaggggaaaaaagggccGGTGGGAATGCCCAAAGAGGCAACCTGTGACCGTTTCATGTGCATCCAGCAAGGCTCAGAGTGCGACATCTGGGACGGGCAACCCGTCTGCAAGTGCAAGGACAGGTGTGAGAAGGAGCCGAGCTTCACCTGTGCCTCTGACGGGCTCACCTACTACAACAAGTGCTACATGGATGCAGAAGCTTGCATCAAAGGCATTACACTGAATGTAGTCACCTGTAGGTACCATCTTACCTGGCCAAACACCAGCCCTATCCCACCAGAAACAACAGCTCGCCCTACTACTGCCTATTCCGAGACAACGGTCATTGATATCTTGCCACCTGCTCTAGTGAACAACCCCGTCCATCAGTCAGTCTATGTGGGAGAGACCGTCAGCTTCCTCTGTGATGTTACCGGGAGGCCTAAGCCAGAAATCACATGGGAGAAGCAGGTCGATGGGAAAGACAAAGTCATTATGAAGCCAAATCATGTCAGAGGCAATGTCGTGGTCACCAACATCGCCCAGCTGGTCATCTATAACACCCAGCTCCAAGACGCAGGCATCTACACCTGCACTGCCAAAAACAGCGGTGGCCTTCTCAGGGCTGATTTCCCTTTGTCAGTCATCAAAGGAGAACCCACATCCAAAGAAGCTTCCCAAAACAAAACGCATTTTCCAACCGATGAGTGCCTGAAGCAACCAGACAGCGAAGACTGTGGGGAAGAGCAGACCAGGTGGTACTAcgatgcaaagaaaaacaactgctttACTTTCATCTATGGAAACTGTAACAGCAACCTCAACCACTTTGAGACCTACGAGAACTGTATGTTAACGTGCATGAATGGCCCAATCAACATTTGCAACCTGCCAGCCCTCCAAGGCCACTGCAAAGCCTATGAGCCCAGATGGGCCTATAACAGCTTGACAAAGCAGTGCCAGTCCTTCATTTATGGTGGGTGTGGAGGCAATGAGAACAACTTTGAGAGCCGGGAGGCCTGCGAAGAGATGTGCCCATTCCCGAAGAACACGCACTGCAAAGCTTGCAAACCACGCCAGAAGTTGGTGACAAGCTTCTGCAAAAGCGACTTTGTTATCCTGGGCCGTATAACAGAGCTGACCGAAGACCAAGACTCGGGACATGCCCTGGTGACAGTGGAGGAGATtctcaaagatgaaaaaatgggATTAAAATTCCTGGGGAAGGAACCACTAGAAATCACACTTTTGAACATGGACTGGAGCTGCCCATGTCCCAACATGACCACAGTGGATGGCCAGCTCATCATCATGGGAGACGTCCACAACGGCATGGCTGTCCTACAGCCAGACAGCTTTGTGGGGACCTCCAGCATCCGGCGCGTGCGGAAACTCCGCGAAGTCATCCACAAGAAAACCTGTGAGCTTTTGAAAGAGTTCCTGGGATTGCATTAACCTCCTGCACACGTGTCAGCCTTCCCGATCCGTGTGTTACGTAGGGCTAACGAGCGCTAGGCTAGTGCACAAACTAAACCAGCTGCTTGAAGATACACCGTAGGAATTATGCAGAACCCTTATTTTAATCCATTAATGATGCTTAGCAGCAATGTAGTATGGTCTTTGGCAAGCAcgtaaaacagcagcaaaaggctATTAATCTTGCACTGAAATCAGTCCGTCCATATAGGAGTGCCATTTAACTAGATGACTCACTGCAGTAA
Protein-coding regions in this window:
- the WFIKKN2 gene encoding WAP, Kazal, immunoglobulin, Kunitz and NTR domain-containing protein 2; the protein is MLLVLFTRWMWILLGKSSVLLLLEVSLKGRALPPIRYSHAGICPNDMNPNLWVDAQSTCKRECEADLECETFEKCCPNVCGTKSCVAARYMDVKGKKGPVGMPKEATCDRFMCIQQGSECDIWDGQPVCKCKDRCEKEPSFTCASDGLTYYNKCYMDAEACIKGITLNVVTCRYHLTWPNTSPIPPETTARPTTAYSETTVIDILPPALVNNPVHQSVYVGETVSFLCDVTGRPKPEITWEKQVDGKDKVIMKPNHVRGNVVVTNIAQLVIYNTQLQDAGIYTCTAKNSGGLLRADFPLSVIKGEPTSKEASQNKTHFPTDECLKQPDSEDCGEEQTRWYYDAKKNNCFTFIYGNCNSNLNHFETYENCMLTCMNGPINICNLPALQGHCKAYEPRWAYNSLTKQCQSFIYGGCGGNENNFESREACEEMCPFPKNTHCKACKPRQKLVTSFCKSDFVILGRITELTEDQDSGHALVTVEEILKDEKMGLKFLGKEPLEITLLNMDWSCPCPNMTTVDGQLIIMGDVHNGMAVLQPDSFVGTSSIRRVRKLREVIHKKTCELLKEFLGLH